The DNA window CTTGTAACTTTGATTTGGAATTCATATATATTCTTAGCGGATGGGAGGGTTTAGCTCATGACTCCAAACTGTTACATGATGCTGTATCAAGGAGGAATGGACTTAAAGTGCCAGAAGGTTTGTATTCATTCATTGATTTATTTACACTCGGACGTAccataaataataactttatgtgttttatttttaggtaaatttttttcTAGTGGATTGTGGATTTGCAAATCGTCGTCAATTTTTAGCTCCGTTTCGAGGTGTTCGATATCATCTCCAAGATTTTGCTGGTAACGATCGTGATCCCGTAAATGCGAATGAGTTGTTCAATCTTCGACATGCTTCCTTGAGAAACGTAGTGGAGAGGATATTTGGTGTATTTAAATCTCAATTTACAATTTTCAAGTCCGCACCTCCATTTCCAATTAAAACACAAGCAAAGTTAGTGTTAGCTTGTGCAGGGTTGCACAACTTTCTTCGCAAAGAGTGCCGTTCTGATGAATTTCCAATCGAACAAGAAGATGATGAatctgaagatgaagaaaatgatgaTGAACTAGGTAATCAAACTCAAGAGCAACAACGACAGATTACTAATGCATGGAGAGCTGGCATAGCTACAAATATGTGGACATATGCTATGAGTGATAGCATTCAAAGATGAGAAATATAATTAATTGTTTTTACGGATTGGAGTATGCAATTTGTGTTTGAAAAACTTTGATAGCTAGTTTATTTTGTAAGCCTTAACTTTCAAGATTTTGGATGCCAATGTTTAATTTCACTTTGATAGCTACTTGAAAACATTGCATTTGAACTTGGTATTGCGATTTGGTATTAGTAAGATGAAACTGATTTTGGCTTGTAAAGGGAAGGAAATTGTTGATCAAATTCTCTGCAATTCTCTAACCTCATGTAAAGAATTCTCTCATAATTCATGTGAGTTCTCTGGAAGTTATAATTAATTCACTCAAAATCTCTgggaattcttttttttttttttctctcaaactctctcaaaTTCCATAGATTTAAACTCTCTGAGACTCtctcaaaatcctaattgaatacaccccccttaatttgtgtttttcacTTTTTAGTGTTTGACATGTTTATCTGgggtttaatcatttatatttttatttgttatttgtaGAGAGTTATAACCGTAATTTTATGGGATTTTAGTTGATAAGTAGTGTTTCATTAATAATATTTACAGATTTTTTTTCAACTAATATTTACAGATTTTGAGTAGTGCTGTGAAAATTCCAAATTGGATAtatgtttgaaattttgaaacattttgGTGTCCctccaattttattttaattacgaTGTGGATACTAATAATAATGACCACGAGCTTTGCCTGTGGTGGCCTATTATATTAACAACGTGGAACTTTGCACATGGTCATTCACTTTTAATTTATAACGGACTAAGATTTGTTCGTGATAAAAAATGTTATTCACCACATGCTTATTATACTTGTGGtaaatttgtactttttataacTAGCTTATAAAGTCCGTGGTAAAATTATTGTGGTGGATAAATTGATGTCTTGTAGTGCCCTATAAAAAACTCCGACACAGTTATATACATGCGTAAATGaccattttcataaaattaagtactatggtctagtggtattcttcttcatttgtgagtgagaggtcttaggtttgattattgccaaaaacaaatttgaaccacattattgctagcccattgtgaggctaaccCTACCCCCCTCCCCTTGTgtatataatattgtttgtttaaaatattaagggtattacactttttttttttttttttttcacgcaaAAAGATTAGTTCCTTATATTGTACATCAAGGATagaatgttatatatatatatatatatatatatatatatatatatatatatatatttttttttgaattttttgtagaGACGGATTAGGCGAGATTAGCTCTTCGTCAACAGTCGCGTGCGAGGCACCAACCCTCTCCCAAAGGAGAAAGGACCGTTGCACCCAGAAACCCCCCGCCCATCCCCCCTCTAcaagaatttattaataataagaagaaaaaaggaaaagtaga is part of the Malus domestica chromosome 12, GDT2T_hap1 genome and encodes:
- the LOC114820035 gene encoding uncharacterized protein encodes the protein MPRIVLELLMEHIYQQWYQDLNGWEGLAHDSKLLHDAVSRRNGLKVPEVDCGFANRRQFLAPFRGVRYHLQDFAGNDRDPVNANELFNLRHASLRNVVERIFGVFKSQFTIFKSAPPFPIKTQAKLVLACAGLHNFLRKECRSDEFPIEQEDDESEDEENDDELGNQTQEQQRQITNAWRAGIATNMWTYAMSDSIQR